The Chelatococcus sp. HY11 genome includes a window with the following:
- a CDS encoding MurR/RpiR family transcriptional regulator codes for MSLAEIIAAQQDKLSDADRRLVDVLLADKAAGSFLPAHLVASKAGVHASTAGRLARKLGFSSYRDMRGALQDTILADLDASVRVRRRLKRAEGHSLLGSVIEGEISALAALPSQVSDADIVHAARLLRDANTILAFGEGHASSLAEIFVRRLVRSGYGARHVGHADWQAADALLSLTAQDIVVVFVFRHASPGASRVVSYAQTIGATTLLVTDRHAGMPVCDTQLVAARGNEGEFHSLSVPMAICNTLILELSRTDHGRSLAKLAKVDTLQRMFRERPD; via the coding sequence ATGAGCCTGGCGGAGATCATCGCAGCGCAGCAGGACAAGCTGTCGGACGCGGACCGACGGCTGGTCGATGTCTTGCTCGCGGATAAGGCTGCGGGCAGCTTCTTGCCTGCCCATCTCGTCGCCTCGAAAGCCGGCGTTCATGCCTCGACAGCGGGCCGGCTCGCCCGCAAGCTCGGCTTCTCTTCCTATCGGGACATGCGTGGAGCGTTGCAGGATACGATTCTGGCGGATCTCGACGCGTCGGTGCGCGTGCGGCGACGCTTGAAGCGCGCGGAGGGGCATTCGCTGCTCGGGTCCGTGATCGAGGGTGAGATCAGTGCATTGGCCGCGCTGCCGTCCCAGGTCTCTGACGCGGATATCGTGCACGCGGCGCGCTTGCTGCGTGATGCCAACACCATCCTGGCCTTCGGTGAGGGTCATGCCAGCAGTCTTGCCGAGATCTTTGTGCGCAGGCTCGTGCGCTCTGGCTATGGGGCGCGCCATGTCGGCCATGCCGACTGGCAGGCCGCGGACGCGCTCCTGAGCCTGACAGCGCAGGACATCGTCGTGGTCTTCGTCTTCCGGCACGCCAGCCCCGGCGCGTCCCGCGTGGTGAGCTATGCCCAGACCATCGGCGCGACGACACTTCTCGTGACGGACCGTCACGCCGGCATGCCGGTCTGCGACACGCAGCTTGTCGCGGCCCGTGGCAATGAAGGCGAGTTTCATTCGCTTTCGGTGCCGATGGCGATTTGCAACACGCTGATCCTTGAGCTGTCGCGGACAGACCACGGTCGCTCGCTCGCCAAGCTTGCCAAGGTTGATACGCTGCAGCGCATGTTTCGGGAAAGACCTGACTGA
- a CDS encoding glycerophosphodiester phosphodiesterase family protein, with product MTEIASHRGGAQCWPENSRLAFHQSAVLPVEFVEFDIHRSSDGVLVVHHDPKLGRTAEGTGAIADMGWDALRQVRLIGTDDETIPTFAEVLDILGPSPLKLRIELKNRADGSRYPGLEAEVVAELAARGLMARTTFTSFDLDTLKELAVAAPGRPLIFLVKESYFTTHGRDVRALARKARAAGVGEIALRVSQMQDDDLAICAEEGVRFGVFAAHDEPAISRAFAAGVSAFTTDRPDLAIALRP from the coding sequence ATGACAGAGATCGCCTCGCACCGCGGCGGTGCGCAATGCTGGCCGGAAAACAGCCGCCTCGCCTTTCACCAATCGGCCGTTCTGCCGGTCGAGTTCGTGGAGTTCGACATTCATCGCAGCAGCGATGGCGTGCTTGTGGTGCATCACGATCCAAAGCTCGGCCGGACGGCTGAGGGGACAGGCGCGATCGCGGACATGGGCTGGGACGCGCTGAGGCAGGTGCGGCTCATCGGCACCGATGACGAGACCATTCCAACCTTCGCGGAGGTTCTCGACATTCTCGGCCCAAGCCCGCTCAAGCTGCGGATCGAGTTGAAGAATCGCGCGGACGGCAGCCGCTATCCGGGCCTCGAGGCCGAAGTCGTGGCGGAGCTTGCCGCGCGCGGCCTCATGGCCCGCACGACGTTCACGTCCTTCGACCTCGATACCTTGAAGGAGTTGGCGGTCGCGGCGCCCGGACGGCCGCTGATCTTCCTCGTCAAAGAATCGTATTTCACCACGCACGGCCGCGATGTCCGCGCACTTGCGCGCAAGGCACGCGCCGCCGGCGTCGGCGAGATCGCCCTGCGTGTTTCCCAGATGCAGGACGACGATCTGGCGATCTGCGCGGAGGAAGGCGTTCGCTTCGGTGTTTTCGCCGCGCATGACGAGCCGGCGATCTCCCGGGCCTTCGCGGCCGGCGTGTCGGCTTTCACAACCGACCGCCCGGATCTCGCGATCGCGCTGCGGCCTTGA
- a CDS encoding cation transporter, translating to MTRPIDTTGEQRLMRMSIVVTLVVASIGVLFGLLSGSMSILFDGVFSAIDAAMSLLSLGTMRLISRETSRRFQFGYWHIEPMVLAFNGGVLMLLCFYAFLNAVGDILAGGRVLNFDLALVYAVIVAIACFTMVFVEHRKNRKLRSEFIRIDTQSWLMSGLITLALLVAFVTALVIEGTRFSPFIPYIDPSVLAALTACLIFVPVKIIRNALGGIFQIAPAGLDEKVREIVAEVVARNGFITYSSYVAKIGRALFVEIHIVVPKDFPVGTIGTLDEIRREIGDSLGGGGPQRWLTIAFTTDETLI from the coding sequence ATGACGCGCCCAATCGACACGACCGGCGAACAGCGGCTCATGCGCATGTCGATCGTCGTGACGCTTGTCGTCGCGTCGATCGGCGTGTTGTTCGGCCTTCTGTCCGGGTCGATGTCGATCCTGTTCGATGGCGTCTTTTCCGCTATCGACGCGGCGATGTCGTTGCTCTCACTCGGTACCATGCGTCTCATCAGCCGCGAGACAAGCCGGCGTTTCCAGTTCGGCTATTGGCACATCGAGCCGATGGTCCTGGCGTTCAACGGCGGCGTTCTCATGCTGCTGTGCTTCTACGCCTTCTTGAACGCTGTCGGCGATATCCTGGCGGGCGGACGGGTGCTCAACTTCGATCTGGCGTTGGTTTACGCGGTCATCGTTGCCATCGCCTGCTTCACCATGGTTTTCGTCGAGCATCGCAAGAACAGGAAGCTGCGGTCGGAATTCATCCGCATCGACACCCAGAGCTGGCTGATGTCCGGCCTGATCACCTTGGCGCTGCTCGTCGCCTTTGTGACGGCGCTGGTGATTGAGGGAACACGGTTCTCGCCCTTCATTCCCTATATCGATCCGTCTGTCCTGGCGGCGCTGACGGCTTGCCTCATCTTTGTGCCGGTCAAGATCATCCGGAACGCGCTTGGCGGCATTTTTCAGATCGCGCCCGCGGGCCTCGACGAGAAGGTCAGGGAGATCGTCGCGGAGGTCGTCGCGCGCAATGGGTTCATCACCTATTCGAGCTATGTCGCGAAGATCGGGCGGGCGCTGTTCGTGGAAATCCACATCGTCGTGCCTAAGGATTTTCCGGTCGGCACCATCGGCACGCTCGATGAAATTCGCAGAGAGATCGGGGACAGTCTCGGCGGCGGTGGGCCACAGCGCTGGCTCACCATCGCCTTCACGACGGACGAGACGTTGATCTGA
- a CDS encoding sulfurtransferase TusA family protein, which yields MAIKLDLRGLKCPLPVLHTRKALQRLAIGTELIVTCTDPMAAIDIPHLLQQQGDRLVSQARKGDTLIFTIERRCP from the coding sequence ATGGCGATCAAACTCGACCTGCGCGGCCTGAAATGCCCCCTGCCCGTTCTGCACACGCGCAAGGCTCTCCAGCGGCTTGCCATCGGCACCGAACTCATTGTCACCTGCACCGACCCCATGGCCGCGATCGACATTCCCCATCTCCTGCAGCAACAGGGCGATCGCCTGGTCTCGCAGGCACGTAAGGGAGACACGCTGATTTTCACGATCGAACGCCGTTGCCCTTAA
- the mobA gene encoding molybdenum cofactor guanylyltransferase MobA, which produces MAGVSETLPTAGLVLAGGRSRRMGTDKAQLVVAGKPLLAHVLERLAPQCAVVAVNAGDDVAQATGFGYDIVKDTVPGQIGPLAGVLAGLSWCASNHPDAAWMVSSTVDTPFLPHDLVTRLHEARARAGADIACAASHGRSHHATALWPVALVPALHDALTLEGIRAVAAFTDRYRIAVVEWPSVPVDPFFNVNTPADRDEAERLAGLAG; this is translated from the coding sequence GTGGCAGGCGTCAGCGAAACCCTTCCAACCGCCGGGCTGGTGCTTGCTGGCGGGCGCAGTCGGCGGATGGGCACCGACAAGGCGCAACTCGTCGTGGCCGGCAAGCCATTGCTCGCCCATGTCCTGGAACGCCTCGCCCCGCAATGTGCCGTGGTGGCGGTCAATGCCGGCGACGATGTCGCGCAAGCGACCGGCTTTGGCTACGACATCGTCAAGGATACCGTTCCGGGCCAGATCGGCCCGCTCGCGGGTGTTCTCGCCGGCCTCTCCTGGTGCGCGTCCAACCATCCGGATGCGGCGTGGATGGTGAGCAGCACGGTCGACACGCCTTTCTTACCCCATGATCTGGTGACACGGCTGCATGAGGCGCGCGCGCGCGCCGGCGCCGATATCGCCTGCGCGGCGTCGCATGGTCGAAGCCACCACGCGACAGCGCTCTGGCCGGTCGCGCTCGTGCCAGCGCTGCACGATGCCTTGACGCTCGAAGGAATTCGCGCCGTGGCGGCGTTCACGGATCGCTACCGCATCGCAGTCGTGGAATGGCCATCCGTGCCGGTGGATCCGTTCTTCAACGTGAATACGCCCGCCGATCGCGACGAGGCCGAGCGGCTCGCGGGGCTTGCCGGGTAA
- a CDS encoding DUF2478 domain-containing protein produces the protein MSDRNEATRSAFPVAAIVYEKRGDADDILAALATRLREAGVSLAGLVQHNRPGDGAQVPARMVAEDLASGRLIGISQPLGAASAGCRLDSQALAEAAALAARSLPSAALVILSKFGKAEVDGGGLRAEFIATLTHGTPLVTSVPASRLADWEAFLGSPWHHAGHVPTEAGARKAFLDALVAWSLSQLEWSLSPSSAGAV, from the coding sequence TTGTCGGACAGGAACGAAGCAACGCGGTCCGCTTTCCCGGTCGCTGCGATCGTCTACGAAAAGCGCGGCGACGCGGATGATATCCTCGCCGCGCTCGCGACGCGCCTTAGGGAGGCGGGCGTCTCTCTCGCCGGGCTCGTCCAGCACAATCGTCCCGGCGATGGCGCGCAGGTTCCAGCGCGGATGGTCGCGGAGGATTTGGCGAGCGGCCGCCTCATCGGCATCTCGCAACCCCTCGGTGCCGCCTCGGCCGGTTGTCGCCTCGACAGCCAGGCGCTCGCGGAAGCGGCGGCGCTCGCCGCCCGGTCGCTTCCCTCCGCCGCCCTCGTCATTCTCTCAAAATTTGGCAAGGCCGAGGTCGATGGCGGTGGGCTGCGCGCGGAGTTTATCGCCACCCTGACCCACGGCACCCCCCTTGTCACCTCGGTTCCGGCAAGCCGGCTCGCGGACTGGGAGGCCTTTCTCGGCAGCCCGTGGCATCATGCGGGCCATGTCCCCACGGAGGCTGGCGCGCGGAAGGCGTTCCTGGACGCCCTCGTCGCCTGGAGCCTTTCGCAGCTGGAATGGTCGCTTTCCCCGTCGTCCGCCGGAGCAGTCTAG
- a CDS encoding antibiotic biosynthesis monooxygenase, giving the protein MFIAMNRFKVAFGSEEAFENVWLSRETHLEDLPGFVEFHLLRGPRGEDHILYSSHTIWRSKADFEAWTKSEAFRLAHKGAGSSGALYVGHPQFEGFEVIQTVKPSGAAA; this is encoded by the coding sequence ATGTTTATCGCGATGAACCGCTTCAAGGTTGCCTTCGGCTCTGAGGAAGCTTTCGAGAATGTCTGGCTGTCGCGCGAAACCCATCTGGAAGATCTCCCGGGATTCGTGGAGTTCCATCTTCTTCGCGGTCCGCGCGGCGAGGATCATATACTCTATTCCTCACACACCATTTGGCGCAGCAAGGCCGATTTTGAAGCCTGGACCAAGTCGGAGGCCTTCCGGCTCGCTCACAAGGGCGCAGGCTCGAGCGGCGCGCTTTATGTCGGGCATCCCCAGTTCGAGGGCTTCGAGGTCATCCAGACGGTGAAGCCGAGCGGCGCCGCCGCCTGA
- a CDS encoding TonB-dependent hemoglobin/transferrin/lactoferrin family receptor — translation MFRATRLQALAFVSLSAITAAQAQSPANQPVTSMSAPEDVITLDAITITATKTVETVVDTLAGASVVTRTDMDRFQASTISDALIGVPGVVAPMAVNDPGQSINIRGMQDFGRVNVLVDGARQNFQISGHNSNGTFYLDPELVGQIDVVRGPVSTIYGSGAIGGVASFRTRSIDDLLKPDEKFGMEQKIGVGTNGAGFLNSTSGAVRLGTNADLFGQFVYRNTNTYKDGNGDKVSDTGSELVAGLMKFNIRPADGHQISATALRQDYDYTNNGTSGAGTRWRNEVETGTYTLGYTFSRPDVPWLDLSIKGYYTETKLQQTTISPSSTYASLGVINGDKLSDRIRTHGFDINNTSRFSTGPLDHALTYGFDSSWDRVKTVDNAGGYVSALTPSGNRRLTGAFIQDEVKYSDWLRVLGALRYDEYKLNGGGYESDGSRVSPKFTLGVTPVKGIELYGTYAEGYRAPSITETLIAGTHPFPAFNILPNPYLKPEVARNLEAGVNVKYNDVLKDGDTFRAKVNVFRNKIDDYIDMEETGSPYLVPFIPGMPSSVCNRAPQLCMPMYSYQYVNVARAKITGLEVEAAYDWNWGFMTVAGTILNGKNEITGGPLNSVSPDRVSSTLGFRFFDDKLTVGTRLTLVDKTKKNVTNPEGGYGLVDLFASYQYNEDIRGDVVIQNLFDRQYTQYLNTEASPGLTAKFALTVRFASK, via the coding sequence ATGTTTCGTGCGACCAGGCTGCAGGCTTTGGCTTTCGTATCCCTCTCGGCCATAACGGCGGCGCAAGCCCAGTCGCCAGCGAATCAGCCGGTGACGTCGATGAGCGCGCCGGAAGATGTGATCACGCTCGATGCGATCACCATCACGGCAACGAAGACGGTTGAAACGGTGGTCGATACGCTGGCGGGCGCCAGCGTCGTCACACGCACGGACATGGACCGCTTCCAGGCATCGACGATTTCGGACGCGCTCATCGGCGTGCCCGGCGTCGTTGCGCCGATGGCGGTGAACGATCCCGGCCAATCGATCAACATCCGCGGCATGCAGGACTTTGGCCGCGTGAACGTTCTGGTGGATGGCGCGCGCCAGAACTTCCAGATTTCCGGGCACAATTCCAACGGCACGTTCTATCTCGATCCAGAACTCGTTGGTCAGATCGACGTGGTGCGCGGCCCGGTTTCGACGATCTACGGATCGGGTGCCATCGGCGGTGTCGCCTCGTTCCGCACCCGGTCCATCGATGACCTCCTGAAGCCCGACGAAAAATTCGGCATGGAGCAGAAGATCGGCGTTGGCACGAACGGGGCGGGCTTCCTCAACAGCACGTCGGGTGCGGTGCGCCTCGGCACGAATGCCGACCTGTTCGGCCAGTTCGTCTACCGCAACACCAACACCTACAAGGACGGCAACGGCGACAAGGTCTCCGATACCGGCAGCGAGCTGGTCGCGGGCCTGATGAAGTTTAACATTCGGCCAGCTGACGGGCACCAGATCAGCGCTACGGCTCTGCGCCAGGACTATGACTATACCAACAATGGCACGAGCGGCGCGGGCACGCGCTGGCGAAACGAGGTCGAGACCGGGACCTACACCCTCGGTTATACATTCAGTCGTCCGGACGTGCCGTGGCTCGATCTCAGCATCAAGGGCTACTACACAGAGACCAAACTGCAGCAGACGACGATCTCGCCGAGTTCGACCTATGCTTCACTCGGCGTGATAAACGGGGACAAGCTGTCTGACCGCATCCGGACCCATGGCTTTGACATCAATAACACGTCGCGGTTCTCGACCGGCCCGCTCGACCATGCGTTGACCTACGGTTTTGATAGTTCGTGGGACCGCGTGAAGACCGTCGACAACGCGGGCGGCTACGTGTCGGCGTTGACGCCCTCCGGCAATCGCCGCCTCACGGGCGCGTTCATCCAGGATGAAGTGAAGTACAGCGATTGGCTGCGTGTGCTCGGTGCTTTGCGCTATGACGAGTACAAGCTGAATGGCGGCGGCTACGAGTCTGACGGCAGCCGCGTTTCGCCGAAGTTCACGCTGGGCGTGACACCGGTGAAGGGCATCGAGCTCTACGGCACCTATGCGGAGGGCTACCGCGCGCCGTCGATCACCGAGACTTTGATCGCGGGCACCCATCCGTTCCCCGCCTTCAACATTCTGCCCAACCCTTATCTGAAGCCGGAAGTGGCGCGTAACCTCGAGGCCGGCGTCAACGTGAAGTACAACGACGTCCTGAAGGACGGCGACACCTTCCGCGCCAAGGTCAATGTCTTCCGTAACAAGATCGATGACTACATCGATATGGAAGAGACCGGCTCGCCCTATCTGGTGCCCTTCATTCCAGGCATGCCGTCGAGCGTCTGCAACCGCGCGCCGCAGCTCTGCATGCCGATGTACTCCTACCAGTATGTCAACGTCGCCCGCGCCAAGATCACAGGTCTTGAAGTCGAAGCCGCCTACGACTGGAACTGGGGCTTCATGACCGTGGCCGGCACGATTTTGAATGGCAAGAACGAGATCACGGGTGGTCCGCTCAACAGCGTGTCGCCGGATCGCGTGTCCTCGACCCTCGGCTTCCGTTTCTTCGACGACAAGCTGACCGTCGGCACCCGCCTGACATTGGTCGACAAGACGAAGAAGAACGTCACCAATCCCGAGGGTGGCTATGGCCTGGTCGATCTGTTCGCCTCCTACCAGTACAACGAGGATATTCGCGGCGACGTGGTGATCCAGAACCTCTTCGATCGCCAGTACACGCAATATCTGAACACCGAGGCGAGCCCGGGCTTGACGGCCAAGTTCGCGCTGACGGTACGCTTCGCCAGCAAATAA
- a CDS encoding hemin uptake protein HemP: MNAQQLFGDKRELVIVHNGERYRLRITANDKLILTK; encoded by the coding sequence GTGAACGCCCAACAGCTCTTCGGCGACAAGCGCGAGCTGGTCATCGTGCATAATGGCGAGCGCTATCGCCTGCGCATCACCGCCAACGACAAACTGATCCTGACAAAATGA
- a CDS encoding ABC transporter substrate-binding protein, with product MIDIIARPLSRRSLLQVAGLSAAIIAVGSTGVIAQDASPKRIVAVGGAVTEILYALGAAERIVGIDTTSLYPPSALKDKPNVGYMRQLSAEGVLSLSPDIVLVSAGSGPPPALKLLEEAGVRLVTIPDTPTAAGVVEKIRAIGRAVGLEDKAAALAADVEKRFAAVAKARETVSKPVKVLFVLAMQSGRPLVAGTGTAADGMIALAGATNIGAGFSGYKAMTDEAIITAAPDIVVMMAREGLHADPDTVFANAALSATPAGAGRRLVTADGHWLLGFGPRSPEAVAYLMQAFFPDLPQVRALSASEHLPAEAGK from the coding sequence ATGATCGATATCATCGCTCGGCCCCTATCCCGGCGCTCCCTGTTGCAGGTTGCCGGATTATCCGCGGCGATCATCGCCGTAGGATCGACGGGCGTCATCGCGCAGGACGCATCGCCAAAACGTATCGTCGCCGTTGGCGGCGCCGTGACGGAAATTCTCTACGCGCTCGGAGCCGCGGAGCGGATCGTGGGGATCGACACCACGAGCCTCTACCCTCCGTCCGCGCTGAAGGACAAGCCGAACGTCGGCTACATGCGCCAGTTGTCAGCGGAAGGCGTGTTGTCGTTGTCGCCGGATATCGTGCTCGTCTCGGCCGGCTCCGGGCCACCTCCGGCCCTCAAGCTGCTCGAAGAGGCCGGCGTTCGCCTGGTAACGATCCCCGATACGCCGACCGCCGCCGGCGTCGTCGAGAAGATCCGCGCCATCGGCCGCGCGGTCGGCCTGGAGGACAAGGCGGCCGCTTTGGCGGCCGATGTCGAGAAGCGCTTCGCCGCCGTCGCCAAGGCAAGGGAAACGGTGTCCAAGCCCGTCAAGGTCCTCTTCGTCCTCGCCATGCAGAGCGGCCGGCCGCTCGTCGCGGGCACCGGCACGGCGGCCGACGGCATGATCGCCCTGGCCGGTGCGACGAATATCGGTGCGGGCTTCAGCGGCTACAAGGCGATGACCGACGAGGCCATCATCACGGCCGCACCGGACATCGTCGTGATGATGGCACGCGAGGGCCTGCACGCCGATCCCGATACCGTGTTTGCCAACGCAGCGCTTTCCGCAACCCCCGCGGGTGCCGGGCGACGTCTCGTGACGGCCGACGGTCATTGGCTGCTCGGCTTCGGGCCCCGTTCGCCCGAGGC